The Cellulomonas sp. S1-8 genomic sequence ATGTTGGACTTGACGGAGCCGAGCCCGATCTTCGCGTCGCCGAAGTCCTCCTTGCGGTAGACCTTCGACAGCGCGTTCACCTCGATGGGGTCGCCGACCCGGGTGCCTGCGCCGTGCGTCTCGATGTAGCCGACCGCGGTGGGGTCCACGACGCCGTCCGCGTACGCGTCGCGGATCACGGCGCCCTGACCGCGCGGGTTGGGCGCCATGATGCTCAGCGACGAGCCGTCGTTGTTGATGGCGTGCGCCGCGATCCGTCCGTAGATCCTGCGGTTCCGCGCCCGCGCGACGTCCTGGCGCTCCAGGACGACCACGACCACGCCCTCGCCGATCAGCGTGCCGTCCGCCTCCTCGTCGAACACGCGCGTGTGCGGGTGCGACGTCGTGATGCCGCCGGCGTTGCACAGCATCGTCGTGTAGGCGGCGCTGAGCAGGTTGACCCCGCCGACGACGGCGCCGTCGCACCCCCCGTTCCGGATGGAGTCGATGCCCTGCACCAGTGCCGAGAGGAACGACGAGCAGGCCGTGTCCACGGCCATGACCGGTCCGGTGAGGTCGAACTGGTGGGAGATCCGCGCGGCCAGCGCACCGTGGTACGTGTTCATGATCGTGCGCGGGGGCAGACCGGCCGGGCCGTGCTCGTCGAGGTAGCGGCAGACGAGGCCGTAGTAGGGGTTGCCGGTCATGGCCATGTGCACGGAGTAGCGCCGGCTGTCGCTCACGCCCGACTCGGCCAGACCGGCATCGCACAGGGCGTCGTACGCGACCTCCATGCCGACCCGGTGCTGCGGGTCCATGAACCTCGCCTCGTGCTCGTCGATGCCGAAGAACCCGGCGTCGAACAGCTCGATGCCCTCGACCTCGCCGATGACGTCGTCCCACCACGGCGCGCGCGCGAGCGCACGACGGCGGGCGCTGACCGGAGCCGTGCGGACGACGCCGTCGATGAGGAGCTGCCAGAAGTCGTCCTGGGTGGCGGCGCCGGGCAGGCGCAGCGCCAGGCCGGTGATCACCACGGGCGTGGCCGACGCGGCGGCGGTGGCGGGGACAGCGGTCATCGTGGGCCTCCGACCTGGTGCAGCACCCGGGCGTCGCTGATCCACTCGACGTGGAGGGCGTCGTCGTCGTGCCAGACGTTGATGTGGGTGCGCGCCAGGCCGGGTCCGCCGCTCGGCGAGACCTCCGGCATCTCGTCCGCGGGGATGTGGCCCTGGAAGTTGACGAGGGTCAGGTCGAGCTTCCCCAGGTCGTTCCAGTAGGCGGCTCGGAGCGCGTGGAGGTCCTCGGCGCGCAGCGGTCCGGCCTCGCCGAGGCCCTCGGGCTCGGCGGCCAGCGCGGAGACGAAGTTCAGGCCGGACCGCTGCGCCCGGGCGAGGCGGTCCGCCACCGCGGCCTGGTCGCCGTCGCCCGTCAGCAGCACGGGGACGACGTCGAGGAACTCGCCCACGCAGTCGGACCAGTCCTGCCCCGCCCAGCGACGCGAGCTGGTCACGAAGCCGATGGCGACCCGGTCCCCACCGCTGTGCCGGGCGAGCTGCGCGTGCAGGACGGCGAAGGCCGCGTCCAGCGGGTTCTCGCCGCCGACCAGCGGAAAGCTGTACCGCTGGACCGGGGCCCGGGACGCCGCGGGCTCCCCCGCGACGGCGTGCCCCGCCCGGAGGTTCGCCGCGAGCCAGTCGGCGTGGTCGAAGCCCTCGAGGCCTCCCCTCCAGTCCGGGGCGTCGGCGAGGGCCGCGAGGTACGCGCCGAACTGCCGCGGAGCGGGGAGCTCCACGCCCCGGGCGGCACGCACCGTCTCGTCCCGCAGGATCCCTGCGCTGAACCCGTCGAAGACGGCGTGGTGGAAGGCCCAGACCAGCCGCAGCTCGTCGTCGGAGACCCGGACCACCACGCACCGCCAGAGCAGGCCGTCGGTGAAGGGCTGCGCCTGCAGGGCGTGCGCCAGGTCACCGACGAGGGCGGCGACCTGGTCCCTGTCGATCCGGCGGGCGTCCTGGACCGCGATCAGGCCGGACAGGTCACCGAAGGCGTCGGGGCCGACGATCTCGAAGGAGTCCCCCACGAGGCGGGCGCGGAGGGACTCGTGGCGGACCACGGTCCGCCCGATGCCGTCCCGCAGGTCCTCGACGTCGACGCCCGTGACGGTCTGGATGAAGCCGCCGGTCTCGGTGCCGCTGGCGCGGTGCAACCGGGCCAGGGCACCGATGTCGAAGCCGTGCGCGGCGGGCTCGCCCGCGTAGGACTCCGCGACGCGGTGGGCGTCGTGGGCAGCCCAGGAGACGATCCTGCGGAACTGGTCCGCGGAGACCGCGCGCCGCGGCTCCCCGCCGCGGTCCGCGGGCTCCGGCTGCGCGCCGGCCGGGGGCTCGGGCTGCAGGAACGCGCGCAGAGCGTCCGCCGTCGGGTGCCGGTACAGGTCGCTCACCTGCAGCTCCGCACCGGACTCCCGGAGCCTGCGCACCACGGCGATCGCCTGGAGCGACTGCCCGCCGGCGGCGAAGAAGTCAGCGGTCCCGGCCAGCTCCGGCGCCGCGAGGACCTCCCGGAAGACGGCCAGCACATCGCCCACCGGCCGGCTCCCGACCGCGTCCGGAGCCGTCCGGGCCCCGGCGGCACCCACGGGGGCGTCGATCCGGGCGGCCAGCCGTGCACGGTCGACCTTGCCGTGCGACGTCAGCGGGAACTCCGGCAGGACGATCACGCGCTGCGGGACCATGTACCGCGGCAGCCTCGTGGCGAGCTGGTCGCGCAGCCCGGCCTCGGTCGGCCCGTCCGTCGTCGGCTCCGCCCGGCAGAACCCGGTCAGCCGGCTGTCGTTGCCGTCCTTGGTGTGGACGACGACGGCGTCGGACACCCCGGGGCAGCCCTGGAGCGCGAGCTCGATCTCGGAGAGCTCGATCCGGTACCCGGCGTGCTTGACCTGCCGGTCGATGCGGTCGAGGTAGACGATGCGTCCGGCGTCGTCCAGCACCACGCGGTCGCCCGTGCGGTAGACGCGGCCGGCGACCCCGGCGAGGCCGTCCACGAACTTCTCGGCCGTCAGCCCGGGCCGCTGGTGGTAGCCGAGCGCGACGCTCGGGCCGCCCACGCAGAGCTCGCCGGGCACCCCGCGCGGGACGTCGGTGCCGTCCGGGTGAACGATGTAGAGGTCACGGTTCCGGGCGGGGCCACCGATCGGCATCCGCGCGAAGTCCGGGTACTCGTCGACACGGAAGGACGTCGTGCAGACCGACGCCTCCGTGGGCCCGTACAGGTTCCAGAGCCTCCCGGCCCCCAGCACGTCGAAGGCGCGCTGTGCCGCCCACGGCTGCATCGCCTCGCCGCCGACGTACAGCGCGGACATCCCCGCGACCGCCTCGGGACGCTCCGCCATCAGCAGGTGGAACACCGCGGTGATGAGGATGCCTGCGTCGACCCGTTCCTCGCGGAGCAGGTCCGCCAGGAGGTTCATGTCCCTGGCGTGCTCGTGGCCGCCCATGACGAGGGTCGCGCCGGCGAGGAGCGCGCTGTGGACGTCGAGCAGCGACGGGTCGAAGGTGCAGCCCGTCAGGTGCAGGACCCGCATCCCCGGGGCGTAGTCCATGTAGCCGTTGTCCGAGCAGGTGCTCAGCACGCCGCCGTGGGTGACGAGGGTGCCCTTGGGCAGGCCCGTCGTGCCCGACGTGTAGATCATGACCAGGGGGCTGTCGGCCGTGACGTCCGACGGCGGTGCGTACGTCCCGGTCAGGTCCTGGGGACGGCGGGCGACGACGCCGGGCCGCTCCCACGCCTCCGGCGCCGTGGCCAGGACCACGGCGGCACCGCTGTCGGCCAGGATCCCGGCGACCCGCTCGTCGGGCAGGTCCACGTCGAGCGGGACCTCGATCGCGCCGCACTTCATGAGCGCGACGCGGGTGAGGACCTGCCACGGCCCGCGCTCCAGGAGGCAGAGCACGAAGTCACCGGTGCGGACCCCCGCGTCCTGGAGCCCTCCGGCCAGGTCGTCGGTGAGGCGGTCGAGGTCCGCGTAGCTCCACTCCTGCCCGTCCCAGCGCAGTGCGGGCAGGTCCGCGTGCTCGGCGAACGACTCCCGGATCCGGGTCAGCAGCGGCTCGGTGATCGCGGGCCCCGCGGCGGTCAGCTCGGCGCGCCGCCTCGCGTGCTCGTCCGGCGTCTCCAGCGGCAGCTCCGCGACGCGGCGTCCGGCGTCCTGCGTCATGGCGAGCAGCAGCAGGTCCAGCTGGGCACCGAGGCGCGCGATCGTGGCGTGGTCGAACATCTCGGTGCGGTACTCGATGTCCACCACGAGGTCGTCCGTGCGCTCGGCGACGCTGAAGGAGAGCGCGTAGCGGCTCTTGACCCGGCCGTGCGGCAGCGGCTCCATCCGGACGCCGTCGAGCTCGAGCTCCTCGGTGCCGGTGCTGACGTAGTTGAGCAGGACGTCGAACAGCGGGTTCGCGTCACCGCCGGGCCGGATGCCGAGCCGGGCCAGCACCGCCTCGAACGGTGCGTCCTGGTGGCCGAGCACGGCCGCCACGCTGTCCTTCGCCGCCGCGACCGCGTCGCGCACCGTGCGGTCCGACAGGTCGGTGACGCGCAGCGGCAGGGTGTTCACGAACATCCCCACGGTGTGCTCGCTCCCGGGGACGTGCCGGCCGGACACGGCCGTGCCCAGCAGGAACTCCCGCTGGCCGCTGTACAGGCCGAGCACGCGGGTGAGGGCGGCGAGGAACACCATGTACGGCGTCGCGCCGCACTCCCGGGCCAGGTCGGTCACGGCCCGACGGCTCGCCGTGCAGGTCAGGCCGTGCCGGTCGCCGTCGAGCGTGGCGGGCTCCGGCGGGGTGCGGTCCGCCGGGAGCTGGAGCCGCGGGAGGTCGCCGCGCAACGCGGTGGCGAAGTACTCCACGTCCGCATCGAGCCGGCCGGTCTCCGCCAGCCGGGCCAGCGCGGCGACGTGGTCGGCGTACGGCAGGGGCGCCGCGGCCGGGGACCGGCCACGCAGAGCGCGGGAGAGGTCGTCGGCGATGACGCCCAGGGAGGTCTGGTCCCCGACGATGTGGTGCAGGTCGAGCAGGAGGTAGTGCAGGTCGTCGCGGACGCTCAGGATCTCGACCCGCAGCAGCGGGGCGTCGGTGAGGTCGAACGGCCGCGGCCCGGCCGCGAGGCGGGCCTCGACCTCGGCAGCGGTGGCCGTGACGACGCGGACCACGTCCGGCACCTCGGTGCGCACGCGCTGCACCAGCGTGCCGTCGTCGGCCAGGTGGAACGACGTGCGCAGCTGCTCGTGCCGCCCGACGATCTGCCGGAACGCGTCCCGGAGCCGCTCGACGTCGAGCCGGCCGGTCACCCGGTACGCGATGGCGAGGTTGTACGCCGTGTCGTCGTCGCGGAGCGCGCAGACGGCGTACATCCTGCGCTGCGCGGGCGACGCCGGCGTCTCGACGACCTCGGCAGGGGCGGGGCGTGCGGGGTCGGTCGACGGCGGGGTCGGCGTGGACGCCTGGGTCTGCGCCGCCCTGGCGGTCAGGAGGGTGCGGATCGCGGCGTAGCTCGCGTCGGTGAACATCTCGCCGACGGTGATCGCGACGCCCGTGCGCTTCTCGACGAG encodes the following:
- a CDS encoding beta-ketoacyl synthase N-terminal-like domain-containing protein; the protein is MTAVPATAAASATPVVITGLALRLPGAATQDDFWQLLIDGVVRTAPVSARRRALARAPWWDDVIGEVEGIELFDAGFFGIDEHEARFMDPQHRVGMEVAYDALCDAGLAESGVSDSRRYSVHMAMTGNPYYGLVCRYLDEHGPAGLPPRTIMNTYHGALAARISHQFDLTGPVMAVDTACSSFLSALVQGIDSIRNGGCDGAVVGGVNLLSAAYTTMLCNAGGITTSHPHTRVFDEEADGTLIGEGVVVVVLERQDVARARNRRIYGRIAAHAINNDGSSLSIMAPNPRGQGAVIRDAYADGVVDPTAVGYIETHGAGTRVGDPIEVNALSKVYRKEDFGDAKIGLGSVKSNIGHLLSAAGGAGLAKLLLSLRNGQMAPNVHLTTINPLLRLERTPFEVMTSPRPWPRVDGRPRVGAITSLGLGGTNVHVVVEEADDGGRPRGALPEPVVCLSATSQDALRQMLTEVERHTAGGADPYDLAMTLARFRPAYAWRATAVLDPATGAVTQTRMNHVAKPDRRPKGEPPRTLEAAAERFLHGGAIDWTEFFPDGTGTTLRLDPYPFSRLPYWLDADPPKGTDMTKDEIKAVLIKGIASELSIAPGDVGDDEGFAQLGVSSVQALKIVNRLRKELDMDINPVALFEFKTVDDISAYLAEERAA